A single Lactuca sativa cultivar Salinas chromosome 8, Lsat_Salinas_v11, whole genome shotgun sequence DNA region contains:
- the LOC111896589 gene encoding DEAD-box ATP-dependent RNA helicase 24 isoform X1, whose amino-acid sequence MSKRKFGFEGFGINKQSTYSFERPEAPQRLYVPPSSRGGGHDHYEDTDLDNIEYEDPSHNAANNDEGGGGADDGEIDPLDAFMEGIHEEMRAAPPPKAKEKADKYRDDEEDDPMESFLRAKKDVGLTLASEALHAGYNSDEEVYAAAKAVDAGMLEYDSDDNPIVLDKKKIEPIAALDHSSIDYEPFNKDFYEEKPSISGMSEQDVAEYQKSLAIRVSGFDVPRPIKTFAEAGFSIELMKAIAKQSYEKPTPIQCQSLPIVLSGRDIIGIAKTGSGKTAAFILPMIVHIMDQPELAKEEGPIGVVCAPTRELAHQIYLEAKKFAKANGIRVSAVYGGMSKLEQFKELKSGCEIVVATPGRLIDMLKMKAVTMSRATYLVLDEADRMFDLGFEPQIRSIVGQIRPDRQTLLFSATMPRRIEKLAREILSDPVRVTVGEIGMANEDITQEVQVLPADTDKLQWLLEKLPGLIDNGDVLVFASKKATVDEIESQLSGKGFKVAALHGDKDQASRMEILNKFKSGIYHVLVATDVAARGLDIKSIKSVVNFDIARDMDMHVHRIGRTGRAGDKDGTAYTLITHKEARFASDLVNSLIAAGQNVSMELMDLAMKDGRFRSKRDARKGGGGGGGGGKRAKGRGGGGGNRGVRGVDFGLGIGYSSEPKAAPPSGSAVNSLRTGVMAQFKSSFVAASNNSGNQGSKKMVLPGFVSGGSIGGTPPTPMPTYHNREQQQQQQGTSESNSSSSRSSRERRRPSGWDR is encoded by the exons ATGTCCAAGAGAAAGTTTGGGTTCGAAGGCTTCGGTATAAACAAACAATCGACGTATAGTTTCGAGCGACCTGAGGCCCCCCAGCGGCTCTACGTTCCTCCCTCGTCTCGTGGTGGTGGCCATGATCACTACGAAGACACCGACCTCGACAATATTGAGTATGAAGATCCCAGCCACAACGCGGCCAATAACGACGAAGGAGGCGGCGGAGCAGATGATGGCGAAATCGACCCGCTTGACGCCTTTATGGAAGGGATTCATGAGGAGATGAGGGCGGCGCCGCCTCCGAAGGCGAAGGAGAAGGCGGATAAATATAGGGACGACGAGGAGGATGATCCGATGGAGAGTTTTTTGAGAGCGAAGAAGGACGTGGGGTTGACCTTGGCGTCTGAAGCTCTTCACGCTGGTTATAATTCAGATGAGGAGGTCTATGCTGCTGCCAAGGCGGTTGATGCTGGAATGTTAGAATATGATTCCGATGATAATCCTATAGTTCTCGACAAGAAGAAGATTGAGCCTATTGCTGCTCTGGATCACAGTTCGATTGATTACGAACCGTTTAACAAAGATTTCTACGAAGAAAAACCATCCATATCAG GTATGAGCGAACAGGATGTTGCTGAGTATCAGAAAAGTTTAGCCATCCGTGTTTCAGGGTTCGATGTTCCAAGACCAATAAAGACATTTGCAGAGGCTGGATTTTCTATAGAGCTAATGAAAGCTATAGCAAAACAATCGTATGAAAAACCTACTCCGATACAGTGCCAGTCTTTGCCAATTGTGCTATCAGGTAGAGATATCATTGGCATTGCAAAAACTGGGTCAGGGAAGACTGCTGCCTTCATCCTTCCGATGATTGTTCACATTATGGATCAACCTGAACTGGCTAAAGAAGAGGGCCCCATTGGAGTAGTCTGTGCACCTACTAGAGAACTGGCACATCAAATATATTTGGAGGCCAAGAAATTTGCAAAAGCCAATGGTATTCGTGTGTCTGCAGTTTATGGTGGAATGTCAAAACTTGAGCAGTTTAAAGAACTGAAGTCAGGGTGCGAGATAGTTGTTGCAACACCTGGGAGACTGATAGACATGCTAAAGATGAAAGCAGTGACAATGTCAAGAGCTACTTACTTGGTCCTTGATGAAGCTGATAGGATGTTTGACCTTGGATTTGAACCCCAGATAAGGTCCATTGTAGGTCAGATCAGACCAGATCGCCAAACATTGCTGTTTTCAGCAACAATGCCCCGTAGAATTGAAAAACTTGCCAGGGAGATACTGAGTGACCCAGTGAGAGTTACAGTTGGAGAGATTGGAATGGCTAATGAGGATATCACCCAGGAAGTTCAAGTACTTCCTGCAGATACTGATAAACTGCAATGGCTGCTTGAAAAGCTACCAGGGCTGATTGATAATGGTGACGTATTGGTTTTTGCTTCAAAAAaggcaacagtggatgagatagAAAGCCAGCTATCCGGGAAGGGGTTTAAAGTTGCTGCTCTTCATGGGGATAAAGACCAGGCATCTCGTATGGAGATATTGAACAAGTTTAAATCTGGAATATATCATGTTCTTGTTGCGACTGATGTTGCTGCTCGTGGTCTTGACATAAAGTCAATTAAGTCTGTGGTTAATTTTGATATAGCTAGAGACATGGACATGCATGTGCATCGAATTGGGAGAACAGGACGTGCTGGTGATAAAGATGGGACTGCTTACACTCTTATCACACATAAGGAGGCTCGTTTTGCTAGCGACTTGGTTAACAGTTTGATTGCAGCTGGTCAAAATGTGTCCATGGAACTTATGGACCTTGCTATGAAG GATGGGAGGTTTAGATCGAAGCGAGATGCTAGAAAAGGAG GGGGAGGGGGAGGGGGAGGGGGCAAAAGGGCAAAAGGAAGGGGTGGGGGTGGTGGGAATAGAGGTGTGCGTGGTGTGGATTTTGGTTTGGGGATAGGATACAGCTCAGAACCCAAAGCAGCTCCTCCTAGTGGCTCAGCTGTTAATTCCCTTAGGACGGGAGTGATGGCTCAGTTCAAAAGCAGCTTTGTTGCTGCATCCAATAATTCTGGAAATCAGGGGAGCAAGAAAATGGTATTGCCTGGCTTTGTTTCTGGTGGTTCCATAGGTGGAACTCCCCCCACCCCCATGCCAACTTATCACAACAGAgaacagcagcagcagcagcaggggACTTCTGAGAG caacagcagcagcagcagatcATCCAGAGAAAGAAGAAGGCCTTCTGGTTGGGACCGCTAG
- the LOC111896589 gene encoding DEAD-box ATP-dependent RNA helicase 24 isoform X2 — protein sequence MSKRKFGFEGFGINKQSTYSFERPEAPQRLYVPPSSRGGGHDHYEDTDLDNIEYEDPSHNAANNDEGGGGADDGEIDPLDAFMEGIHEEMRAAPPPKAKEKADKYRDDEEDDPMESFLRAKKDVGLTLASEALHAGYNSDEEVYAAAKAVDAGMLEYDSDDNPIVLDKKKIEPIAALDHSSIDYEPFNKDFYEEKPSISGMSEQDVAEYQKSLAIRVSGFDVPRPIKTFAEAGFSIELMKAIAKQSYEKPTPIQCQSLPIVLSGRDIIGIAKTGSGKTAAFILPMIVHIMDQPELAKEEGPIGVVCAPTRELAHQIYLEAKKFAKANGIRVSAVYGGMSKLEQFKELKSGCEIVVATPGRLIDMLKMKAVTMSRATYLVLDEADRMFDLGFEPQIRSIVGQIRPDRQTLLFSATMPRRIEKLAREILSDPVRVTVGEIGMANEDITQEVQVLPADTDKLQWLLEKLPGLIDNGDVLVFASKKATVDEIESQLSGKGFKVAALHGDKDQASRMEILNKFKSGIYHVLVATDVAARGLDIKSIKSVVNFDIARDMDMHVHRIGRTGRAGDKDGTAYTLITHKEARFASDLVNSLIAAGQNVSMELMDLAMKDGRFRSKRDARKGGGGGGGGGKRAKGRGGGGGNRGVRGVDFGLGIGYSSEPKAAPPSGSAVNSLRTGVMAQFKSSFVAASNNSGNQGSKKMVLPGFVSGGSIGGTPPTPMPTYHNREQQQQQQGTSESSSRSSRERRRPSGWDR from the exons ATGTCCAAGAGAAAGTTTGGGTTCGAAGGCTTCGGTATAAACAAACAATCGACGTATAGTTTCGAGCGACCTGAGGCCCCCCAGCGGCTCTACGTTCCTCCCTCGTCTCGTGGTGGTGGCCATGATCACTACGAAGACACCGACCTCGACAATATTGAGTATGAAGATCCCAGCCACAACGCGGCCAATAACGACGAAGGAGGCGGCGGAGCAGATGATGGCGAAATCGACCCGCTTGACGCCTTTATGGAAGGGATTCATGAGGAGATGAGGGCGGCGCCGCCTCCGAAGGCGAAGGAGAAGGCGGATAAATATAGGGACGACGAGGAGGATGATCCGATGGAGAGTTTTTTGAGAGCGAAGAAGGACGTGGGGTTGACCTTGGCGTCTGAAGCTCTTCACGCTGGTTATAATTCAGATGAGGAGGTCTATGCTGCTGCCAAGGCGGTTGATGCTGGAATGTTAGAATATGATTCCGATGATAATCCTATAGTTCTCGACAAGAAGAAGATTGAGCCTATTGCTGCTCTGGATCACAGTTCGATTGATTACGAACCGTTTAACAAAGATTTCTACGAAGAAAAACCATCCATATCAG GTATGAGCGAACAGGATGTTGCTGAGTATCAGAAAAGTTTAGCCATCCGTGTTTCAGGGTTCGATGTTCCAAGACCAATAAAGACATTTGCAGAGGCTGGATTTTCTATAGAGCTAATGAAAGCTATAGCAAAACAATCGTATGAAAAACCTACTCCGATACAGTGCCAGTCTTTGCCAATTGTGCTATCAGGTAGAGATATCATTGGCATTGCAAAAACTGGGTCAGGGAAGACTGCTGCCTTCATCCTTCCGATGATTGTTCACATTATGGATCAACCTGAACTGGCTAAAGAAGAGGGCCCCATTGGAGTAGTCTGTGCACCTACTAGAGAACTGGCACATCAAATATATTTGGAGGCCAAGAAATTTGCAAAAGCCAATGGTATTCGTGTGTCTGCAGTTTATGGTGGAATGTCAAAACTTGAGCAGTTTAAAGAACTGAAGTCAGGGTGCGAGATAGTTGTTGCAACACCTGGGAGACTGATAGACATGCTAAAGATGAAAGCAGTGACAATGTCAAGAGCTACTTACTTGGTCCTTGATGAAGCTGATAGGATGTTTGACCTTGGATTTGAACCCCAGATAAGGTCCATTGTAGGTCAGATCAGACCAGATCGCCAAACATTGCTGTTTTCAGCAACAATGCCCCGTAGAATTGAAAAACTTGCCAGGGAGATACTGAGTGACCCAGTGAGAGTTACAGTTGGAGAGATTGGAATGGCTAATGAGGATATCACCCAGGAAGTTCAAGTACTTCCTGCAGATACTGATAAACTGCAATGGCTGCTTGAAAAGCTACCAGGGCTGATTGATAATGGTGACGTATTGGTTTTTGCTTCAAAAAaggcaacagtggatgagatagAAAGCCAGCTATCCGGGAAGGGGTTTAAAGTTGCTGCTCTTCATGGGGATAAAGACCAGGCATCTCGTATGGAGATATTGAACAAGTTTAAATCTGGAATATATCATGTTCTTGTTGCGACTGATGTTGCTGCTCGTGGTCTTGACATAAAGTCAATTAAGTCTGTGGTTAATTTTGATATAGCTAGAGACATGGACATGCATGTGCATCGAATTGGGAGAACAGGACGTGCTGGTGATAAAGATGGGACTGCTTACACTCTTATCACACATAAGGAGGCTCGTTTTGCTAGCGACTTGGTTAACAGTTTGATTGCAGCTGGTCAAAATGTGTCCATGGAACTTATGGACCTTGCTATGAAG GATGGGAGGTTTAGATCGAAGCGAGATGCTAGAAAAGGAG GGGGAGGGGGAGGGGGAGGGGGCAAAAGGGCAAAAGGAAGGGGTGGGGGTGGTGGGAATAGAGGTGTGCGTGGTGTGGATTTTGGTTTGGGGATAGGATACAGCTCAGAACCCAAAGCAGCTCCTCCTAGTGGCTCAGCTGTTAATTCCCTTAGGACGGGAGTGATGGCTCAGTTCAAAAGCAGCTTTGTTGCTGCATCCAATAATTCTGGAAATCAGGGGAGCAAGAAAATGGTATTGCCTGGCTTTGTTTCTGGTGGTTCCATAGGTGGAACTCCCCCCACCCCCATGCCAACTTATCACAACAGAgaacagcagcagcagcagcaggggACTTCTGAGAG cagcagcagatcATCCAGAGAAAGAAGAAGGCCTTCTGGTTGGGACCGCTAG
- the LOC111896589 gene encoding DEAD-box ATP-dependent RNA helicase 24 isoform X3 — protein sequence MSKRKFGFEGFGINKQSTYSFERPEAPQRLYVPPSSRGGGHDHYEDTDLDNIEYEDPSHNAANNDEGGGGADDGEIDPLDAFMEGIHEEMRAAPPPKAKEKADKYRDDEEDDPMESFLRAKKDVGLTLASEALHAGYNSDEEVYAAAKAVDAGMLEYDSDDNPIVLDKKKIEPIAALDHSSIDYEPFNKDFYEEKPSISGMSEQDVAEYQKSLAIRVSGFDVPRPIKTFAEAGFSIELMKAIAKQSYEKPTPIQCQSLPIVLSGRDIIGIAKTGSGKTAAFILPMIVHIMDQPELAKEEGPIGVVCAPTRELAHQIYLEAKKFAKANGIRVSAVYGGMSKLEQFKELKSGCEIVVATPGRLIDMLKMKAVTMSRATYLVLDEADRMFDLGFEPQIRSIVGQIRPDRQTLLFSATMPRRIEKLAREILSDPVRVTVGEIGMANEDITQEVQVLPADTDKLQWLLEKLPGLIDNGDVLVFASKKATVDEIESQLSGKGFKVAALHGDKDQASRMEILNKFKSGIYHVLVATDVAARGLDIKSIKSVVNFDIARDMDMHVHRIGRTGRAGDKDGTAYTLITHKEARFASDLVNSLIAAGQNVSMELMDLAMKDGRFRSKRDARKGGGGGGGGGKRAKGRGGGGGNRGVRGVDFGLGIGYSSEPKAAPPSGSAVNSLRTGVMAQFKSSFVAASNNSGNQGSKKMVLPGFVSGGSIGGTPPTPMPTYHNREQQQQQQGTSESSRSSRERRRPSGWDR from the exons ATGTCCAAGAGAAAGTTTGGGTTCGAAGGCTTCGGTATAAACAAACAATCGACGTATAGTTTCGAGCGACCTGAGGCCCCCCAGCGGCTCTACGTTCCTCCCTCGTCTCGTGGTGGTGGCCATGATCACTACGAAGACACCGACCTCGACAATATTGAGTATGAAGATCCCAGCCACAACGCGGCCAATAACGACGAAGGAGGCGGCGGAGCAGATGATGGCGAAATCGACCCGCTTGACGCCTTTATGGAAGGGATTCATGAGGAGATGAGGGCGGCGCCGCCTCCGAAGGCGAAGGAGAAGGCGGATAAATATAGGGACGACGAGGAGGATGATCCGATGGAGAGTTTTTTGAGAGCGAAGAAGGACGTGGGGTTGACCTTGGCGTCTGAAGCTCTTCACGCTGGTTATAATTCAGATGAGGAGGTCTATGCTGCTGCCAAGGCGGTTGATGCTGGAATGTTAGAATATGATTCCGATGATAATCCTATAGTTCTCGACAAGAAGAAGATTGAGCCTATTGCTGCTCTGGATCACAGTTCGATTGATTACGAACCGTTTAACAAAGATTTCTACGAAGAAAAACCATCCATATCAG GTATGAGCGAACAGGATGTTGCTGAGTATCAGAAAAGTTTAGCCATCCGTGTTTCAGGGTTCGATGTTCCAAGACCAATAAAGACATTTGCAGAGGCTGGATTTTCTATAGAGCTAATGAAAGCTATAGCAAAACAATCGTATGAAAAACCTACTCCGATACAGTGCCAGTCTTTGCCAATTGTGCTATCAGGTAGAGATATCATTGGCATTGCAAAAACTGGGTCAGGGAAGACTGCTGCCTTCATCCTTCCGATGATTGTTCACATTATGGATCAACCTGAACTGGCTAAAGAAGAGGGCCCCATTGGAGTAGTCTGTGCACCTACTAGAGAACTGGCACATCAAATATATTTGGAGGCCAAGAAATTTGCAAAAGCCAATGGTATTCGTGTGTCTGCAGTTTATGGTGGAATGTCAAAACTTGAGCAGTTTAAAGAACTGAAGTCAGGGTGCGAGATAGTTGTTGCAACACCTGGGAGACTGATAGACATGCTAAAGATGAAAGCAGTGACAATGTCAAGAGCTACTTACTTGGTCCTTGATGAAGCTGATAGGATGTTTGACCTTGGATTTGAACCCCAGATAAGGTCCATTGTAGGTCAGATCAGACCAGATCGCCAAACATTGCTGTTTTCAGCAACAATGCCCCGTAGAATTGAAAAACTTGCCAGGGAGATACTGAGTGACCCAGTGAGAGTTACAGTTGGAGAGATTGGAATGGCTAATGAGGATATCACCCAGGAAGTTCAAGTACTTCCTGCAGATACTGATAAACTGCAATGGCTGCTTGAAAAGCTACCAGGGCTGATTGATAATGGTGACGTATTGGTTTTTGCTTCAAAAAaggcaacagtggatgagatagAAAGCCAGCTATCCGGGAAGGGGTTTAAAGTTGCTGCTCTTCATGGGGATAAAGACCAGGCATCTCGTATGGAGATATTGAACAAGTTTAAATCTGGAATATATCATGTTCTTGTTGCGACTGATGTTGCTGCTCGTGGTCTTGACATAAAGTCAATTAAGTCTGTGGTTAATTTTGATATAGCTAGAGACATGGACATGCATGTGCATCGAATTGGGAGAACAGGACGTGCTGGTGATAAAGATGGGACTGCTTACACTCTTATCACACATAAGGAGGCTCGTTTTGCTAGCGACTTGGTTAACAGTTTGATTGCAGCTGGTCAAAATGTGTCCATGGAACTTATGGACCTTGCTATGAAG GATGGGAGGTTTAGATCGAAGCGAGATGCTAGAAAAGGAG GGGGAGGGGGAGGGGGAGGGGGCAAAAGGGCAAAAGGAAGGGGTGGGGGTGGTGGGAATAGAGGTGTGCGTGGTGTGGATTTTGGTTTGGGGATAGGATACAGCTCAGAACCCAAAGCAGCTCCTCCTAGTGGCTCAGCTGTTAATTCCCTTAGGACGGGAGTGATGGCTCAGTTCAAAAGCAGCTTTGTTGCTGCATCCAATAATTCTGGAAATCAGGGGAGCAAGAAAATGGTATTGCCTGGCTTTGTTTCTGGTGGTTCCATAGGTGGAACTCCCCCCACCCCCATGCCAACTTATCACAACAGAgaacagcagcagcagcagcaggggACTTCTGAGAG cagcagatcATCCAGAGAAAGAAGAAGGCCTTCTGGTTGGGACCGCTAG